The nucleotide sequence TTACCGTTTTAGCGGTCATCTGAGCGATCTTAGCTAGATCTTTGGCAGAAGGATCTATGTTTATAGAAGTATCGCTTATAAATAAAGGCCCCCTAGAAGTATTCATAAGGTTGGTTGCTGCAACTCTATCTATACCTTTAGCCATCCCAATAAGCTCTAACATAGGTTTTACCACTGTTGGATAAGCTCTAGAATACCCAGAAAGGAGCGCATCTGCATCTCCAACATTCACCATCATTGCTGCGAAATAATCCCGTTGGCGCATTAACTTCTGAGCATCATATTTGGTAACGCCATTTCTATATCGTGCTTTCCAGTATACATCTGCATAAGAATTTCGTCTCTCTTTTTCTTCATCTGATTTTGGATCTACAATTAAAATATTGTCATGATCAAAATCTATTTCATTCATCAATTCTATAATAACCTCTTTGCTACCTAAAAGTATAGGTACCGCAATTCCCTCCTCATGAACAATTTGGGCTGCTTTAAGTACATCCAAGTGATCTGCTTCTGCAAAAACCACCATTTTAGGTTGAGATTTTGCTCGGTTCATCAACAACCTGGAAACCTTATTATCATTCCCCATTCTTTCCAGTAGCTCGTCTTCATAACGCTCCCAATCTAGAATAGGACTTTTCGCCACTCCACTTTCCATTGCTGCTCTTGCTACTGCAGGAGGAACTTTAGCTATCAATCGAGGATCAAAAGGTTTCGGAATGATATATTCCGGACCAAAATTAAGTTTGGTTTCGTTATAAGCAATGTTCACTTGCTCCGGCACAGGCTCTTTTGCCATAGCTGCCAATGCTTTTACTGCCGCCATTTTCATAGCTTCATTGATCTTTGTGGCTCTAACATCTAAAGCTCCCCTAAAGATATATGGAAATCCAAGAACATTATTTACCTGATTAGGATGATCACTTCTTCCTGTTGCCATTATAAGATCTTTACGTGTAGCAACAGCAAGATTATATTCAATCTCTGGATCTGGATTTGCCATTGCAAAAACAATGGGCCTTTTAGCCATGGTCTTTAGCATAGCTGGAGTTACAATATCTTTAACCGAAAGTCCTACAAAAACATCGGCATCTTTCATAGCCTCTGTTAGCGTATCTATTTTTCTTTTAGTTGCAAATTCTAATTTTTCAACAGAAAGATTAGTTCTATCTGCACGAATCACACCTTTACTATCTAACATTACGATATTCTCAGACTTCGCACCAAAGGCTTTGTACAGTTTAGTACAGGAAACAGCAGCTGCTCCGGCTCCACTAATTACTATTTTAACCTTTTCTATTTTTTTCTTAGCAAGTTCTAAGGCATTTATAAGAGCTGCGGCAGAAATGATAGCAGTACCGTGCTGATCATCATGCATCACCGGAATATCCAATTCTTCTTTTAATCTTCTTTCTATCTCAAAAGCTTCCGGAGCTTTAATATCTTCTAAATTGATGCCTCCAAAGGTTGGAGCAATATTCTTAACAGTTGCTATAAAAGATTCTACATCTTTAGTATCTACCTCAATATCAAAAACATCTATATCTGCAAAGATCTTGAACAAAAGTCCCTTTCCTTCCATTACAGGTTTAGATGCTAATGGACCAATATCTCCTAATCCAAGAACTGCTGTTCCGTTTGAAATAACAGCTACTAAATTTCCTTTAGCGGTATATTTATAAGCATTTTCTTTATCTTTTTCTATCTCCAAACATGGTACTGCAACACCTGGAGAATAAGCCAAAGAAAGATCTCGTTGGGTTGCATATTTTTTGGTGGGAACTACTTCAATTTTTCCCGGTTTTGGTTTGGCGTGATAAACCAGTGCCTCTCGTCTTTTACTATCCTTACTCATAATCTAATTTTGTGGCTGAGAAACAAAGGTAACAAGCTTTACTTTTTTCAGGTATATAAATATCAAATACTTTACACCTAATATTTATCAAGAAATTAGGTCAACTCTTAAATATCCAATTTCTCTAGCTCCTCCATATCATGAATAATTGCCTCAATTCGTTTAATTAATTTACCATAGACTACATGAGTACTTAATTTATAACTGAGCACTCCTAAACCAGACAATAGAAGCGCAATAGCTACTACTATAAGAATTTGAAAAGACATATCTGCGCCCATAAAACCAGATATTAAAGGTGTACCTTGAAAATACAACCAATAAGCCGGAATAATAAGTATAGGCAGCCCTATTGCTAATAATTTGGTATAAAACCTCTGAATAGCTTTTAACTGTGTATCATAATTTATTAAATACAAATAGGTGTTCGCGCTTGAATTAAATCCGTCCACTTTCTTCAACATTTTTTTATTCAGAAAGAATAATAAAATCAGTAAAGCTCCTAAATAAAACCCTAGTAGCATCTTACCTAAAAAAACAAATAATCCAAATAGAACTAGAGCCATTGGAATAAGACTAAGGTTATCCCATTTAGATGCGGACTTGATCTTATCAATTATCAGCTTGGATTTTTTCGTATAGAGATCCTTAACTAAAGGTGATTTTAAACTTTTATCAGATTCAAAACCTTCTTTCCATATATTTTCAATAGATCTTTCCATCAAGTAGTGTTTTTAATTTTTTCTTAATTCTAGTGATTTTAACTCCGATGTTATTGGGCGATAAACCTATTATTTCTGCTATTTCTTGGTATGAATTTTCTTCTAAGTAAAGCAGTATGATCGCTCTGTCTAGTTCTGAAAGCTTTTTTATAGCTATGTAAAGAAGTTTAAGAGATTCGTCATTGAAGGGATTCAGATCATTAGGTGTAACAGTAGCAAGATCTTTTAGTTCCACACTTTTCTTATTTACTTTCTTATCCTTCTTAAGCAGGGAAAGTGAAACATTTAAAGAAATTCGGTAAACCCAAGTAGACCATTTGGAATCACCCTTAAAATTCTCCCGACTTTTCCATAGCTGAAGACAAACTTCTTGGTAGTAATCCTGAAAATCTTCTTCGGTATCCGTATATGCACGACATATCTTAATGATTATTCCGGCATAAGGCAAAATGAACTGTGTATAGAAATCTTTACTCAAACCTTCTTTTAATAGATTAGTTATAAAAAGTTGAGTTTATTACAGTTGTGTACATAAAAATTAAAATCTTACTTTTTCAAGAAATCAATATTCCTTCTAAGACCTTCAAACTTGGTTCTTTTTACTGCAGATTTTTTAAAAATTTCATTGAAAGTTTCTTTGGTAAGTTCTTCCCAGTCTTTCTTAGAATTATCTAATAACCGTAGATTCGGATTGAATAATGGTTCGTTATGAGGTTGTGAAAATTTATTCCATGGACAAACATCTTGGCAAACATCACATCCAAACATCCAATCGTTAAATTGATCTTTATAGGAATTTGGTAATTCATTTTTCAATTCTATGGTAAAGTAGGAAATACATTTACTGCCATCTACTTTATAGGGTTCTACTATGGCCTGCGTTGGGCATGCATCTATACAAGCAGTACAACTTCCACAGTGGTCTGTAACCGGAGTGTCATATTCCAGCTCGAGATCTACAATAAGTTCAGCTATAAAATAAAAAGAACCTACTTGCTTTGTTAAGAGATTAGCATTCTTTCCTATCCAGCCTAACCCGCTTCTTGCTGCCCATGCTTTATCTAATACCGGAGCTGAATCAACAAAAGCTCTTCCATCTACCTCTCCAATTTCATCCTGAATGTACTTGAGTAGATTTTTGAGCTTATCTTTTATTACAAAATGATAATCTGTACCAAAGGCATATTTACTGATCTTATAAGTATCCTCTCGCTGAAATTCTGAAGGATAATAATTAAGCAATAAAGAGATCACACTTTTTGATCCTTCTACCAGTTTTGTTGGATCTAACCGCTTATCAAAATGATTTTCCATGTAACTCATTTC is from Gillisia sp. Hel1_33_143 and encodes:
- a CDS encoding NADP-dependent malic enzyme, yielding MSKDSKRREALVYHAKPKPGKIEVVPTKKYATQRDLSLAYSPGVAVPCLEIEKDKENAYKYTAKGNLVAVISNGTAVLGLGDIGPLASKPVMEGKGLLFKIFADIDVFDIEVDTKDVESFIATVKNIAPTFGGINLEDIKAPEAFEIERRLKEELDIPVMHDDQHGTAIISAAALINALELAKKKIEKVKIVISGAGAAAVSCTKLYKAFGAKSENIVMLDSKGVIRADRTNLSVEKLEFATKRKIDTLTEAMKDADVFVGLSVKDIVTPAMLKTMAKRPIVFAMANPDPEIEYNLAVATRKDLIMATGRSDHPNQVNNVLGFPYIFRGALDVRATKINEAMKMAAVKALAAMAKEPVPEQVNIAYNETKLNFGPEYIIPKPFDPRLIAKVPPAVARAAMESGVAKSPILDWERYEDELLERMGNDNKVSRLLMNRAKSQPKMVVFAEADHLDVLKAAQIVHEEGIAVPILLGSKEVIIELMNEIDFDHDNILIVDPKSDEEKERRNSYADVYWKARYRNGVTKYDAQKLMRQRDYFAAMMVNVGDADALLSGYSRAYPTVVKPMLELIGMAKGIDRVAATNLMNTSRGPLFISDTSINIDPSAKDLAKIAQMTAKTVKLFGMEPVIGMISYANFGSSKHERAQKVKTAVKYLHRAFPDLKVDGEIQVDFALNREMLESKFPFSKLVGKKVNTLIFPNLESANGTYKLIKELNKTDSIGPIMMGMNKPVHILQLGASVEEIVNMAAIAVIDAQEKQKRSK
- a CDS encoding RNA polymerase sigma factor codes for the protein MSKDFYTQFILPYAGIIIKICRAYTDTEEDFQDYYQEVCLQLWKSRENFKGDSKWSTWVYRISLNVSLSLLKKDKKVNKKSVELKDLATVTPNDLNPFNDESLKLLYIAIKKLSELDRAIILLYLEENSYQEIAEIIGLSPNNIGVKITRIKKKLKTLLDGKIY
- the queG gene encoding tRNA epoxyqueuosine(34) reductase QueG, which encodes MLQKSKYSELIKTEAKRLGFMSCGISKAEFLEEEAPRLETWLQKNMHGEMSYMENHFDKRLDPTKLVEGSKSVISLLLNYYPSEFQREDTYKISKYAFGTDYHFVIKDKLKNLLKYIQDEIGEVDGRAFVDSAPVLDKAWAARSGLGWIGKNANLLTKQVGSFYFIAELIVDLELEYDTPVTDHCGSCTACIDACPTQAIVEPYKVDGSKCISYFTIELKNELPNSYKDQFNDWMFGCDVCQDVCPWNKFSQPHNEPLFNPNLRLLDNSKKDWEELTKETFNEIFKKSAVKRTKFEGLRRNIDFLKK